The following proteins come from a genomic window of Acetivibrio cellulolyticus CD2:
- a CDS encoding cohesin domain-containing protein: MYMSKIKKVISLVLCAFILCMMIQVERTEAATGFTVSVGSASGENGATIVVPVNFANVPSNGISTADMTITYDSSKLEYVKGEAGSIVTNASTNFGINKESDGKIKALFLDYTMSNGYISQSGVFLNLTFKVLGSGATTVSISGATFGDKNLSTISSTLNSGTINGGGTVSTPVNTSTVSTPTKTLAVSTPTKTLAVSTPTKTLATSTPVVVGSGFTVSVDSVSGNNGSTIVVPVSFANIPSSGISTADMTIMYDSSKLEYVSGEAGSIVTNASTNFGINKESDGKVKALFLDYTMSNGYISQSGVFANITFKALSSGTSTVSISGATFGDKNLNSVSAKFNSGTITVNGGGTVSTPVRTTPTQTTPVRTTPTPATSSGNFSVSYSQDEWNSGATVSISIKNNGSSPVNGWTVSFNYSGDQKITNAWSASYSQSGNSVTFSNLNYNAAIPAGGSVSFGFGISFTGKNSVPTNFTVNSTSVGSGTSTPVVTPTKTSTVVTPTKTSTVVTPVKTPVMGTGFTVSVDSVSGGYGTTIEVPIRFANVPSSGISTADMTITYDSSKLEYVSGAAGSIVTNAATNFAINKEAVGKIKVLFLDYTMSREYISNNGVFTNLTFKVLNSSATTVSISGATFGDKNLNTVSTTLIQGSINGGGTVSTPITTPVTSTPVSTPTPASSGDYSVSYSQNAWNSGATVSITIKNNSSSPLNNWTLNFNYSGDQKITNGWNCKYNQSGTSMTINGESYNASIPAGGSVSFGFNISFSGTNTAPTNFTVK; this comes from the coding sequence ATGTACATGTCAAAAATCAAAAAGGTTATTTCCCTAGTATTATGTGCATTTATTTTATGCATGATGATACAAGTGGAAAGAACGGAGGCAGCAACTGGATTTACAGTTAGTGTAGGTTCAGCGTCAGGTGAAAATGGGGCGACAATAGTAGTACCTGTAAACTTTGCAAATGTTCCTTCAAACGGAATCAGTACAGCAGATATGACAATCACGTATGATTCAAGTAAGTTGGAATATGTAAAAGGAGAAGCAGGAAGCATAGTTACAAACGCTTCTACAAACTTTGGAATAAACAAAGAGTCAGACGGTAAAATAAAAGCATTATTCCTTGACTATACAATGTCAAATGGATACATAAGCCAGAGTGGAGTATTTTTAAACCTTACGTTTAAAGTGTTAGGCTCTGGAGCTACAACTGTAAGTATAAGTGGCGCAACATTTGGAGACAAAAATCTCAGTACAATATCTTCTACATTAAATTCAGGAACAATAAATGGTGGTGGAACAGTATCAACACCTGTTAATACTTCAACAGTATCAACACCAACAAAGACTTTAGCAGTATCAACACCAACAAAGACTTTAGCAGTATCAACACCAACAAAGACTTTAGCAACATCAACACCTGTTGTAGTTGGAAGTGGATTTACAGTAAGTGTAGATTCAGTATCAGGTAACAATGGATCGACAATAGTAGTACCTGTAAGTTTTGCAAATATTCCTTCAAGTGGAATCAGTACAGCAGATATGACAATCATGTATGATTCAAGTAAGTTGGAATATGTAAGTGGAGAAGCAGGAAGCATAGTTACAAACGCTTCTACAAACTTTGGAATAAACAAAGAGTCAGACGGTAAAGTAAAAGCATTATTTCTTGACTATACAATGTCAAATGGATACATAAGCCAGAGTGGAGTATTTGCAAATATTACATTTAAAGCATTAAGTTCAGGAACTTCAACTGTAAGTATAAGTGGTGCAACATTCGGAGATAAAAATCTAAATAGTGTATCAGCAAAATTTAACTCAGGAACAATTACAGTAAATGGTGGTGGAACAGTATCAACACCAGTGCGTACAACACCGACGCAAACAACACCAGTGCGTACAACACCAACGCCAGCTACTTCATCTGGAAATTTTTCAGTTAGCTATAGCCAAGATGAATGGAATAGTGGAGCTACTGTAAGTATAAGTATAAAAAATAACGGATCTTCACCAGTAAATGGCTGGACAGTTAGTTTCAATTACTCAGGTGACCAGAAGATAACAAATGCATGGAGTGCAAGTTATTCGCAAAGTGGTAATTCCGTGACATTTAGCAATCTAAATTATAATGCTGCTATTCCTGCAGGTGGATCAGTATCATTTGGGTTTGGTATTTCATTTACCGGAAAGAATTCAGTGCCGACCAATTTTACTGTTAATTCAACATCAGTAGGTTCAGGGACTTCAACACCTGTAGTAACACCAACAAAGACTTCAACAGTAGTAACACCAACAAAGACTTCGACAGTAGTAACACCTGTAAAGACACCAGTAATGGGAACTGGATTCACTGTTAGTGTAGACTCAGTATCAGGTGGCTATGGAACGACAATAGAAGTACCTATAAGATTTGCAAATGTGCCTTCAAGCGGAATCAGCACTGCAGACATGACAATCACGTATGATTCAAGTAAGCTTGAATATGTTAGTGGAGCAGCTGGAAGCATAGTTACAAATGCTGCTACAAACTTCGCTATAAATAAAGAGGCGGTTGGTAAAATAAAGGTATTATTCCTCGATTATACAATGTCAAGAGAGTATATAAGTAACAATGGAGTATTTACAAATCTTACATTTAAAGTATTAAATTCTTCAGCTACTACTGTAAGTATAAGTGGTGCAACATTTGGTGACAAAAACCTTAATACTGTATCTACAACATTAATCCAAGGATCAATAAACGGTGGAGGAACAGTATCAACACCAATAACAACACCAGTAACATCAACACCAGTTTCTACACCAACACCAGCTTCATCTGGAGATTATTCAGTGAGCTACAGCCAAAATGCATGGAACAGTGGAGCTACAGTAAGTATCACTATAAAAAATAACAGTTCTTCACCACTCAACAACTGGACGCTTAACTTTAATTATTCAGGTGATCAGAAAATAACAAATGGATGGAATTGTAAATATAATCAGAGCGGTACTTCTATGACAATCAATGGCGAAAGTTATAATGCTTCAATTCCCGCAGGTGGATCAGTATCTTTTGGATTTAATATTTCATTTAGCGGAACAAATACAGCACCAACTAACTTTACTGTGAAATAA
- a CDS encoding stalk domain-containing protein, with protein sequence MKGLKFTRKFLAVFVLLVYVVMIQPMSAFSSDYSSIISSRLKNAIVLCIGTPKAYVNNVETVIDNQNTDIMPVIVNGRSLVPVRFISEKLGAQINWNASTSTATILYGDQTASITLNSSKFSLNNSTYNLDAPASSIGGRLYLPLRTMVEKIMNKNILYYDGVIIVSDVKDLFNINAEKEMLKQVKYLFYETILESRVICNNRLKLDIPVAFSNATIPPSTDKSTVIDVLWQNNIDGSIIQVIHTDVSITNKQVGQYKNEILNNIIASLNENFESTKWIENKLYSVNGINVLRSDGIIKSPDNDIPLYMSNAYFSLGGKEYSVMFMCDSNEIYLWKNALNRMINSIRIGKFTPSAASSNEIHPPLLIPGDSSQTNGVPSSTPSPEINGIALDLKPDNSKQSAEFNRSTINPEKPIIYITAKNSKTLYSINYQTKEVLYKTFEKTPEALRYYNNKLYVSLTQGHQSNGGKAGDIAAVDPNTLNVLDTYYLDFDPFDFVVGHDGLLYITGGSDQWTDLKSYDTSTKTMGNNSSIRMGSYIELHPVYDRLYTIDTNVSPIDYKMYDYTDGVFTNSYDSPYHGDYKMSPYFKISPDGKYLFNSAGTIFSSNVSKDQDVKFVYNLGKTFSDIEFNLDTNNFYTASGSTITAYDYGTFSAAKTYTTTGSIQRMFLRDGAFYCVSISDSIKNRCYIEKVDANITDTATVSPVKTSASNSIKFTGAINNAIYDKVRNKIYAIDSALNNLFIVDNNSYTIESTIKLLYKPSNLTLSEDNSKIYIANLDKDTLITEVDIDNKKITRNLSYSNNYYDDNSNLKIKTSGDKLFVTSGEWSPKLLVFDTASFTESKLSKMIESVGDFYISKDGRTIYTWYQFGWSSGNAGSNIFKYNINGDTITKEAQTNFSYSDFSRDPLDTPILVLEDKGIVICKTKVFSTSTLQSTGVMTFDENIYMVNPDSTQAIGKTKVYNIGTRSVEAQLTKSQCTPLFYDNQGILNALSGNSLVRNVLQ encoded by the coding sequence TTGAAAGGTCTAAAATTCACCAGAAAGTTTCTTGCTGTTTTTGTTTTACTTGTCTATGTAGTGATGATTCAACCAATGAGTGCTTTTTCAAGTGATTATTCAAGTATAATCAGCAGCAGGCTAAAAAACGCAATCGTTTTATGTATTGGCACACCTAAAGCATACGTAAATAATGTTGAAACGGTTATCGATAATCAGAACACTGACATAATGCCAGTAATTGTTAATGGTAGATCATTAGTACCAGTTCGTTTTATATCAGAAAAACTTGGCGCACAAATAAACTGGAATGCATCAACTTCGACAGCAACTATTCTTTATGGCGATCAAACTGCTTCTATCACTTTGAACAGCAGCAAATTTTCATTGAATAACAGCACTTATAACCTGGATGCACCTGCCAGTAGTATTGGGGGGAGATTATACCTTCCCTTAAGAACAATGGTTGAAAAAATAATGAATAAGAATATTCTTTATTACGATGGTGTTATAATTGTTAGTGATGTTAAGGATTTATTTAACATTAATGCTGAAAAAGAAATGCTGAAACAAGTAAAGTATCTATTTTATGAAACAATTTTAGAAAGTAGAGTTATATGTAATAATAGATTAAAGCTCGATATTCCAGTTGCTTTTTCTAATGCTACAATACCACCTAGTACAGATAAATCTACTGTCATAGATGTATTATGGCAAAACAATATTGATGGTTCAATAATTCAAGTTATACATACGGATGTTTCAATAACCAATAAACAGGTAGGTCAATACAAGAATGAGATTTTAAATAATATCATAGCGTCGTTGAATGAAAACTTTGAAAGCACAAAATGGATTGAAAATAAACTTTATAGCGTCAATGGAATCAACGTCTTGAGAAGTGATGGGATTATAAAAAGTCCTGACAATGATATTCCATTATATATGTCAAATGCTTACTTTTCTTTGGGTGGCAAAGAATATTCAGTGATGTTTATGTGCGATAGTAACGAAATCTATTTATGGAAGAATGCCTTAAACAGAATGATAAATAGCATAAGGATTGGAAAATTTACTCCATCAGCTGCATCCTCTAATGAAATACATCCTCCTCTTTTAATTCCAGGCGATTCAAGTCAAACGAATGGAGTACCATCTTCGACACCATCTCCTGAAATAAATGGTATTGCTTTAGATTTGAAGCCGGATAATAGTAAGCAAAGTGCTGAATTCAACAGATCAACAATTAACCCTGAAAAGCCAATAATATATATAACAGCTAAAAATAGTAAGACACTTTATTCAATCAATTATCAGACAAAGGAAGTTTTATATAAAACCTTTGAGAAGACCCCAGAAGCTTTACGGTATTATAACAACAAACTGTATGTTAGTTTAACCCAGGGACATCAGAGTAATGGTGGAAAAGCAGGTGATATAGCAGCTGTGGACCCAAATACACTTAACGTTTTAGATACTTATTATCTGGATTTCGACCCATTTGACTTTGTGGTAGGGCATGATGGTTTGCTTTATATAACAGGCGGATCAGATCAATGGACAGATTTGAAAAGTTATGATACATCTACAAAAACTATGGGTAATAATTCTTCAATCCGAATGGGATCTTATATTGAACTTCATCCTGTTTACGATCGACTATATACTATTGATACAAACGTTTCACCAATAGATTATAAGATGTATGATTATACAGACGGTGTATTTACAAATAGCTATGATTCACCATACCATGGTGATTATAAAATGTCTCCTTATTTTAAAATCTCTCCTGACGGCAAATATTTGTTTAACTCAGCAGGGACAATCTTTTCATCAAATGTCTCAAAGGATCAGGATGTTAAATTTGTGTATAATCTTGGGAAGACGTTTAGCGATATCGAGTTCAATCTTGATACGAATAATTTCTATACTGCAAGCGGGTCTACAATTACAGCCTATGACTATGGTACATTCAGTGCTGCAAAGACTTATACCACTACAGGAAGTATTCAAAGAATGTTCTTGCGTGATGGAGCTTTTTACTGTGTTTCAATATCAGATAGCATCAAAAACCGTTGTTATATTGAAAAGGTAGATGCGAACATAACTGACACAGCAACAGTCTCGCCTGTAAAAACATCTGCTTCCAACTCAATTAAATTTACTGGCGCAATTAACAATGCTATTTATGATAAGGTAAGGAATAAGATATATGCTATTGATAGTGCATTAAATAATCTTTTTATCGTTGATAACAACTCATACACGATTGAATCCACTATCAAATTATTGTATAAGCCATCAAATCTGACGCTTTCAGAAGATAACTCTAAAATATACATTGCAAATCTTGATAAAGATACCTTGATTACTGAGGTTGACATTGACAATAAAAAGATTACAAGGAACTTAAGTTACTCAAATAATTATTATGATGACAACTCTAACCTGAAAATCAAAACATCCGGAGATAAGTTGTTTGTGACCTCTGGTGAGTGGTCTCCAAAGTTATTGGTTTTCGATACTGCATCATTTACAGAATCCAAATTAAGTAAAATGATTGAGTCCGTTGGTGATTTCTACATTAGTAAAGATGGAAGAACGATTTATACTTGGTACCAGTTTGGCTGGTCATCAGGAAATGCAGGAAGTAATATCTTTAAATATAATATTAATGGAGATACTATAACCAAAGAAGCTCAGACTAATTTTTCATATAGTGATTTTAGTCGTGATCCATTGGATACACCTATATTAGTTCTCGAAGATAAGGGAATCGTTATATGTAAAACAAAAGTGTTTTCCACTAGTACATTACAAAGTACAGGTGTAATGACTTTTGATGAGAACATATATATGGTTAACCCTGATAGTACGCAAGCAATAGGTAAAACAAAAGTCTATAATATTGGTACTCGTTCAGTAGAGGCCCAACTGACAAAATCACAGTGCACACCGTTGTTTTATGACAATCAAGGGATATTGAACGCTCTGTCGGGAAACTCCTTGGTTAGAAATGTTTTGCAATAA
- a CDS encoding DNA repair ATPase — MDEVKKGEQTEQTVQKSEGLENGTYEVIKNRLLKHGNDLKERLEKLNDARKKVFGSIDTTIIGSERLITDNNCVPRDMVPVGTSFIFGYNVYMGLKAKVELEDVFAMYEYKDHTFQRIALDPIKDKQFQIDFSELYTYYKNTFFTKFTLIEPNLYMIFQTGKSAQDIKVFKWLVEEGKITYIDNRSDHEVKFQKKCEFDWSRVRREDQRDGLFPHVSIQDRVFVETVSGDLTIKVEDNTDTGKGIYSEAVEDKDQTLDDAEIYYTILGNIILLKIKPYKENEFRYFIFNEKLKSAVRIDDIKEACMLLPDDHGLIFPKGYYLKSGEYKLFDVPVDNCIFEQKDEAPNGEDYQFFFYNMDTGTYLVYSYNLIDQTLETPIVCSGFCHFDNGEMVVFKAADEPRKNHMVQIWQTPYVSKNYVVETKDDSILYKIGNKDIVRCMADCRLLYNLIQKGEGYQDIYHDIVKESTHIMDSYFWVSKEEAFDIRSVLANVKESASSAVGEFEKVTKIRKATAEQISAVDEKTQKLLKDIEYGNFDSVDDYVTVLANVRNIRGEIVSLRDLRYTDVPLIESLEAKVKEKNELFSQKCVEFLLKPEGLKPYIDRVTEHQQKIGGIDKSSVGKELSEDMAKTSLDLEMLIDIVSNFKIEDPTKTTEIIENISSIYSQLNQAKAKLKTRMGELASVEGTAQFNSQMKLLDQAVVNYLDIADTTEKCEEYLSKVMVQIEDLEGKFADFDDYVIKLSEKREELYNAFEARKQVLLENRSKKVTALVNASDRVLNGIANRLKSFSTINEINGYFASDIMIEKVRDTVDQLEALGDTVKADEIQGRLKTIKEEAVRQLKDKQDLFVGGKNVIKFGNRYFSVNTQKLDLSVVQKDGELYFHISGTDFWDKVADERLDKFRHVWDQSLVSENNAVYRAQYLAYKIFEAALNREGTSVEELSSYSDEQLLPFIQKFMEPRYQEAYTKGVHDLDCRNILGTLISLHKNIDLLIFNAKARAMAQLFWVRFGGSVKEKFGTRLKELAKVSKFFKAEPDLSAYIPEVRSSMEEAFLEVSFIDKGLIDEASTYLCRELMRGDMFVISLEAEEVYKVFMTYLKEKKALEHFNESMKIIENDLEGLFYLVREWLYAFFKESGMVYGYDAVYEVIIMLILNSYNSSSVIQAWTKAEVSGLVGNHPIIKEGKYAFSYTGFLENLREYDATIVKDFNEFQELKKELTQSCRNELKLDEFKSDILSSFVRNMLIDKVYLPLIGDNLAKQIGVAGEDKRTDLMGMLLLISPPGYGKTTLMEYIASRLGITMVKINGPAIGNEVTSLDPALARSTGAKEEIKKLNLAFKMGNNVMIYIDDIQHCNPEFLQKFIPLCDGQRRIEGVYKGVGQTYDLRGKKVAVVMAGNPYTESGSKFQIPDMLANRADVYNLGDMLRENEEAFMLSYIENSLTSNPVLSKLATKSQKDVYTLIEIARNGQREGLDFEGNYTAEEINEFVLVIKKLLKVRDIVLKINMEYIRSAAQADEYRNEPAFKLQGSYRNMNKISEKILPVMNDDELNNLIAGTYENDAQTLATSSEANMLKWKEIVGCLSEQEALRWQEIKSVYSKNKLVKGDDKIGQAVLMLGEFSEKLGRISEVLNEGLEKTQNEASNLANLTEAVTQLKEVHGMGVTKFLERLSQGKAKS, encoded by the coding sequence GTGGATGAAGTCAAAAAAGGCGAACAAACCGAACAAACCGTGCAAAAATCCGAGGGATTGGAAAACGGGACATATGAAGTTATAAAAAACCGGTTGCTCAAACATGGTAATGACCTCAAAGAGCGTCTTGAAAAGCTGAATGATGCCAGAAAGAAAGTTTTTGGATCGATTGATACAACGATTATTGGAAGTGAACGGCTTATCACAGACAATAACTGTGTCCCACGAGATATGGTTCCCGTGGGAACTTCCTTTATATTCGGATATAATGTCTATATGGGGCTTAAGGCAAAGGTGGAGCTTGAGGATGTTTTTGCCATGTATGAGTATAAAGATCATACCTTCCAGAGGATTGCCCTTGACCCCATTAAAGATAAGCAGTTTCAAATTGATTTCAGCGAATTGTATACATATTATAAAAATACTTTTTTTACCAAGTTTACGTTGATTGAGCCTAACCTTTATATGATATTTCAGACCGGTAAAAGTGCTCAGGATATAAAGGTATTCAAATGGCTGGTTGAGGAAGGTAAGATAACGTATATTGATAACAGGAGCGATCATGAAGTAAAATTCCAAAAAAAATGCGAATTTGATTGGAGCAGGGTGAGAAGAGAGGATCAAAGGGATGGACTCTTTCCCCATGTTTCAATTCAGGATAGAGTGTTTGTAGAGACTGTAAGCGGTGACCTTACTATAAAGGTAGAGGATAACACCGATACCGGTAAGGGCATTTACTCTGAGGCTGTAGAGGACAAAGACCAGACGTTGGATGATGCAGAAATTTATTATACAATTCTGGGAAATATTATTTTGCTCAAAATCAAGCCTTACAAAGAAAACGAATTCAGATATTTTATTTTTAACGAAAAGCTCAAAAGTGCTGTACGAATTGACGATATAAAGGAAGCCTGTATGCTTCTGCCGGATGATCATGGACTTATTTTCCCCAAAGGTTATTATTTAAAGAGTGGTGAATATAAACTATTTGATGTCCCCGTGGATAATTGCATTTTCGAACAGAAGGATGAAGCTCCTAACGGTGAGGACTATCAATTCTTTTTCTACAATATGGATACTGGAACGTACCTGGTTTATTCCTATAACCTGATTGACCAAACTTTAGAAACCCCTATTGTTTGCAGTGGCTTTTGCCATTTTGACAACGGTGAAATGGTAGTCTTTAAGGCTGCTGATGAGCCTAGAAAGAACCATATGGTTCAAATCTGGCAGACTCCTTATGTAAGTAAGAATTATGTAGTAGAGACAAAGGATGACTCAATTCTTTATAAAATTGGCAATAAGGATATAGTTCGCTGTATGGCAGATTGCAGACTTTTGTACAATCTGATTCAAAAAGGTGAGGGATATCAGGATATCTATCACGATATCGTAAAGGAATCAACTCATATAATGGACTCTTACTTCTGGGTTTCAAAAGAGGAAGCCTTTGATATAAGGAGTGTACTTGCAAATGTAAAAGAGTCAGCTTCCTCTGCAGTTGGTGAATTTGAAAAGGTTACAAAGATTAGAAAGGCTACAGCCGAACAAATTAGCGCAGTAGATGAAAAGACACAAAAACTCTTAAAGGACATAGAATATGGCAATTTCGACAGTGTTGATGACTATGTAACGGTTTTAGCAAATGTAAGAAATATCAGAGGTGAGATTGTTTCACTTAGGGATCTTAGATACACAGACGTGCCTCTGATTGAATCGTTAGAAGCAAAGGTAAAAGAAAAGAATGAGTTGTTCTCACAGAAGTGTGTAGAATTTCTTTTGAAGCCGGAAGGGTTAAAACCATATATAGATAGGGTTACAGAGCACCAACAGAAAATTGGCGGGATTGATAAGTCATCAGTGGGGAAAGAACTTTCTGAGGATATGGCAAAGACTTCTTTAGACCTTGAAATGCTCATTGATATTGTTAGCAACTTTAAAATTGAAGACCCTACAAAAACAACAGAAATTATAGAAAATATATCCTCAATATACTCGCAGTTGAATCAGGCAAAGGCGAAGCTCAAAACCCGCATGGGAGAATTGGCGAGTGTTGAGGGAACAGCACAGTTCAATTCCCAGATGAAGCTATTAGACCAGGCGGTAGTAAATTACCTCGATATTGCCGATACTACCGAAAAGTGTGAAGAATACTTAAGTAAAGTAATGGTCCAAATTGAGGACCTTGAAGGAAAGTTTGCAGATTTTGATGATTATGTCATCAAATTATCTGAAAAACGTGAAGAGCTGTATAACGCTTTTGAAGCAAGGAAACAGGTGCTTTTGGAAAACCGGAGCAAAAAAGTAACAGCCCTTGTAAATGCCTCTGACCGTGTGTTAAACGGGATTGCAAACAGACTTAAGAGCTTTTCCACAATCAACGAGATAAACGGCTACTTTGCATCGGATATAATGATTGAGAAGGTAAGAGATACAGTTGATCAGCTTGAGGCACTTGGGGATACTGTTAAAGCCGACGAAATACAGGGAAGGCTTAAGACAATTAAGGAAGAAGCTGTACGACAGCTCAAGGATAAGCAGGATCTCTTTGTTGGAGGGAAAAATGTAATAAAATTCGGAAACAGGTATTTCTCTGTAAATACACAGAAACTTGATCTTTCCGTAGTTCAGAAGGATGGAGAACTCTATTTCCACATTTCAGGAACAGATTTCTGGGATAAAGTGGCCGACGAGAGGCTGGATAAATTCCGTCATGTATGGGATCAGAGCTTGGTATCCGAGAATAATGCTGTATACCGCGCCCAGTATCTGGCGTATAAGATATTTGAGGCTGCCTTAAACAGAGAAGGAACTTCAGTTGAGGAACTCTCTTCTTACTCTGATGAGCAGCTGCTGCCGTTTATACAGAAGTTTATGGAACCAAGGTATCAGGAAGCATACACCAAAGGTGTACATGATTTGGACTGCCGGAATATACTTGGGACTCTAATAAGTTTACACAAGAATATAGACCTTCTGATTTTTAATGCGAAGGCTAGAGCAATGGCTCAACTCTTCTGGGTACGTTTTGGGGGATCGGTAAAAGAAAAATTCGGCACCCGTTTAAAAGAGCTGGCAAAAGTGTCAAAATTCTTTAAGGCTGAGCCTGACTTAAGTGCATATATTCCTGAGGTAAGGTCTTCAATGGAGGAAGCTTTTCTGGAGGTTTCATTTATTGATAAAGGTCTTATAGATGAAGCTTCGACCTACCTTTGCAGGGAATTAATGAGGGGAGATATGTTTGTAATAAGCCTTGAAGCGGAAGAAGTTTATAAGGTTTTTATGACTTATCTTAAAGAAAAGAAGGCATTGGAGCATTTCAATGAATCAATGAAAATTATCGAAAACGATCTGGAAGGTTTGTTCTACTTGGTACGAGAGTGGTTGTACGCATTTTTTAAGGAATCGGGTATGGTATACGGATACGATGCGGTTTATGAAGTAATAATCATGTTGATTTTAAATAGTTATAACTCAAGCAGTGTAATACAGGCCTGGACAAAGGCTGAAGTATCAGGGCTTGTGGGCAATCATCCAATAATTAAGGAAGGAAAATATGCGTTTTCCTACACCGGATTTTTGGAAAACTTGAGAGAGTATGATGCAACTATCGTCAAGGATTTCAATGAGTTTCAGGAGCTTAAAAAAGAGCTTACACAAAGCTGTAGAAATGAACTTAAGCTGGATGAATTCAAATCAGATATTCTGTCTTCATTTGTAAGAAATATGCTTATAGATAAGGTATATCTGCCTCTTATTGGAGATAACCTCGCAAAGCAGATTGGGGTAGCAGGAGAGGACAAGAGAACCGATTTGATGGGAATGCTTTTGCTTATATCTCCTCCCGGTTATGGAAAGACAACCCTTATGGAGTACATTGCAAGCAGGCTTGGTATAACCATGGTTAAAATAAACGGTCCGGCAATCGGAAATGAAGTTACTTCCCTTGATCCTGCGTTAGCAAGGAGTACTGGTGCAAAAGAAGAAATTAAGAAACTGAACCTGGCTTTCAAGATGGGTAACAATGTAATGATCTATATTGACGATATACAGCACTGTAATCCAGAATTTTTGCAGAAGTTTATTCCGCTTTGTGATGGACAGCGCAGAATTGAAGGTGTATACAAAGGTGTTGGCCAGACCTATGATCTTAGAGGAAAAAAGGTTGCTGTCGTGATGGCAGGAAATCCTTATACTGAGAGTGGCTCTAAGTTTCAGATTCCGGATATGTTGGCAAACAGAGCTGACGTCTATAATCTCGGAGACATGTTAAGAGAAAATGAAGAGGCGTTTATGCTAAGCTACATTGAAAACAGCCTGACTTCAAATCCTGTTTTGAGCAAGCTTGCCACAAAGAGTCAAAAGGATGTTTATACCCTTATAGAAATTGCAAGAAATGGCCAGAGGGAAGGGTTGGATTTTGAAGGAAACTATACAGCAGAAGAGATAAATGAGTTTGTGCTGGTAATTAAAAAGCTGTTAAAGGTCCGAGACATTGTACTGAAAATAAACATGGAATATATCCGTTCTGCCGCTCAGGCCGATGAATACAGGAATGAGCCGGCTTTCAAACTTCAGGGATCTTATAGGAATATGAACAAGATTTCTGAAAAGATACTGCCTGTCATGAACGACGATGAGCTCAATAATTTGATTGCGGGCACTTACGAAAATGATGCCCAAACCTTAGCAACTAGTTCAGAGGCAAATATGCTCAAATGGAAAGAAATTGTAGGCTGCCTGAGTGAACAGGAAGCGCTTCGTTGGCAGGAAATCAAAAGTGTATATAGTAAAAATAAACTTGTCAAAGGAGATGACAAAATTGGTCAAGCGGTTCTGATGCTTGGCGAATTTAGCGAGAAACTAGGTAGGATAAGTGAAGTTTTAAATGAAGGTTTGGAAAAGACCCAAAATGAGGCTTCAAATCTTGCAAATCTCACTGAGGCAGTAACTCAACTGAAGGAAGTGCATGGAATGGGTGTTACTAAATTTTTAGAACGTCTATCCCAAGGTAAGGCTAAAAGTTAA
- a CDS encoding OB-fold-containig protein, which translates to MVNLLKTAVTGVNLIPTTLLGLIILYWLIVIIGALDIDFFDFDLDVDISNPFYDFLAFFNTGDLPFMLVLSIFSLPFWTISMIVSVFVSTGWLNIVLIIPNIVLSLFITKAVTQPLKGVFKGILKQDTDTEKKIEGQLCILLGDLTYGRLGQAEIDRVGSSIRINVKVDAEGETLFKGDKAIVIKKDHEKDYYIIKKFEGVC; encoded by the coding sequence ATGGTCAACTTGCTTAAAACAGCTGTAACAGGGGTTAATCTTATTCCAACTACATTGTTGGGATTAATTATTTTATACTGGCTGATAGTTATAATTGGTGCACTTGATATTGATTTTTTTGATTTTGATCTCGATGTTGATATTAGCAATCCATTTTATGATTTTCTGGCTTTCTTTAATACGGGTGATCTGCCTTTTATGCTTGTATTAAGTATCTTTAGCCTTCCTTTCTGGACCATATCCATGATTGTAAGTGTTTTTGTATCAACGGGTTGGCTGAATATTGTTTTGATTATCCCCAATATAGTGCTGAGTTTATTTATTACTAAAGCTGTTACACAACCGTTAAAGGGTGTGTTCAAAGGTATACTAAAGCAAGATACGGATACTGAGAAAAAAATTGAGGGACAGCTTTGTATACTTTTGGGCGATCTTACTTATGGACGTTTAGGACAGGCTGAAATAGATAGAGTAGGGTCTTCAATTAGGATTAATGTGAAGGTTGATGCTGAGGGTGAAACTCTCTTCAAAGGCGATAAAGCAATTGTTATAAAAAAAGACCATGAAAAAGATTATTATATAATAAAAAAGTTTGAAGGAGTGTGTTAA